In a single window of the Bacteroidales bacterium genome:
- a CDS encoding LamG-like jellyroll fold domain-containing protein, with translation MKYITFVFSIALSLSVEAQKPVFKLLFDGNGADSSGNNFAGGIQGSATYSSTYRVQGNYSYSVPEYSNWESNSAYTITNRTFSISANIRRHYEYTGSHILFSNRENTGSSGFDIRWDEDNSRLYGRFSDGVTPNDFYSSNSILISDTWYHIVIISTSTGYIRVYLNNVKLTLSDSAVGTTWTNNKILSIGSGSDGHSAFWMTGYIDNFQYYNYVLSSSQVDSLYDNRASSFQLGEATAPVIPNRAGVIYYEDYYVVLDTISNPNPDPDPEEPTDVLLSTDFSAWSTSDFSSVDALMAKWPLVYYNNVEANQEIVNVGGTHGNVFKSTIHTGETRNFETYISLGGSYEALKISFDYYIDPAFNGDGIGGGHSGKMFFGAAGSDFLNIDETDTYDTTSIHGMGGKAYLYVWGSGGLEAKPGPYQRDQLKNYFLCGPCGFVMIPKGEWHRITTYIRVNDPGYTNGFLETALDGEIVSLMPDLRSRSAVQGKDFGKLEWFIFDYFFGGSGSYYAAKGNYYIMTDNIVVERASVRSPIGIGGSMPATLLTSSEIVPENLLKDESFTSSAGIIYDMGQKDIYFPVFKKGIVTKTVTRPVGQQIKYKFDEEEFGFPDWGTDCESYCKVYSGTGSTKTLLNSFGRTGVNNGTDKGYENPSGWYTIPNNTATFEMYTGCNSGDSKGIAVRYTSGTNICFVGNSIMVPVYNKFVSDGEQYDMTNLAFSGHTATQQLSAWNALSPVTKQSFDYVLVEVGVNDVAIGENYLSNYQALITQINTDVKASCKIIAATMTPCRQTVDYTRWQTLNAAIRGEGANAITGIDVVMTDNTTDLDLNHDGYLDAFVNSGDGVHPSPTGTAIIKRNFINVLK, from the coding sequence ATGAAGTATATCACCTTTGTTTTTTCAATTGCCTTATCGCTAAGCGTAGAGGCTCAGAAACCCGTTTTTAAACTACTTTTCGATGGTAATGGTGCGGATTCATCAGGCAATAATTTTGCAGGCGGCATACAAGGATCAGCTACCTATTCATCGACATATAGAGTACAGGGAAATTACTCTTACTCCGTACCTGAATATTCTAACTGGGAAAGCAATTCAGCCTATACAATCACAAACAGGACATTTTCGATCTCCGCAAATATTAGAAGGCATTACGAATATACTGGAAGTCATATTCTTTTTAGTAACAGGGAAAATACAGGATCAAGTGGTTTTGATATCCGTTGGGATGAAGATAATTCTAGATTATATGGAAGATTCTCAGATGGAGTAACACCAAATGACTTTTATTCGTCAAACTCAATTTTAATTAGTGACACCTGGTACCATATCGTGATTATTTCGACTTCAACGGGATATATAAGAGTTTACTTGAATAACGTTAAACTAACGCTTTCTGATTCAGCCGTGGGTACGACCTGGACAAACAATAAAATATTATCAATCGGGTCAGGAAGCGATGGTCATAGTGCGTTTTGGATGACTGGATATATAGATAACTTTCAATATTATAATTATGTGCTTAGTTCTTCACAAGTGGACAGCTTGTACGATAATCGTGCCAGTTCATTCCAATTAGGAGAGGCAACAGCTCCAGTTATTCCCAATCGGGCTGGGGTTATTTACTATGAGGATTATTATGTCGTTTTAGATACCATATCTAATCCAAATCCAGATCCAGATCCTGAGGAGCCTACGGACGTTTTACTTTCGACGGACTTTAGCGCCTGGTCAACATCCGACTTCTCGTCTGTGGATGCACTCATGGCTAAGTGGCCTCTTGTGTATTATAATAATGTTGAGGCAAATCAAGAAATAGTGAATGTTGGTGGAACACATGGAAACGTATTTAAATCAACGATTCATACGGGTGAAACTAGGAATTTTGAAACATATATATCCTTAGGAGGTAGTTACGAGGCTCTTAAAATTTCATTTGATTATTATATTGATCCAGCGTTTAACGGCGATGGTATAGGTGGAGGCCATTCCGGAAAAATGTTTTTTGGTGCAGCTGGGAGCGATTTTTTAAATATCGACGAAACGGATACCTACGATACTACTAGCATACATGGTATGGGAGGTAAAGCATATCTGTATGTTTGGGGTTCGGGTGGATTGGAAGCGAAGCCCGGCCCGTACCAAAGAGATCAGTTAAAAAATTATTTTCTTTGTGGCCCATGCGGTTTTGTAATGATTCCTAAAGGAGAATGGCATAGGATCACAACCTATATAAGAGTGAATGATCCTGGGTATACCAATGGATTTTTAGAAACGGCTTTAGATGGCGAAATAGTTTCCTTAATGCCGGATTTGCGTTCCAGGTCTGCTGTGCAAGGAAAAGATTTCGGTAAACTGGAGTGGTTTATATTTGACTATTTCTTTGGAGGTTCTGGATCTTATTATGCTGCTAAAGGAAATTACTATATAATGACGGATAATATAGTGGTTGAGAGGGCATCGGTAAGAAGTCCAATAGGCATTGGTGGATCAATGCCTGCCACATTGCTTACAAGTTCCGAAATAGTGCCGGAAAATTTATTAAAAGACGAATCATTTACTAGTTCTGCCGGAATTATATACGATATGGGGCAAAAAGATATTTATTTTCCGGTTTTTAAAAAAGGTATCGTAACAAAAACAGTTACAAGGCCAGTAGGGCAGCAAATAAAATACAAATTTGATGAAGAAGAATTCGGCTTTCCAGATTGGGGTACTGATTGTGAATCATATTGTAAGGTCTATTCAGGTACTGGCAGTACAAAAACATTATTAAATAGTTTCGGTCGAACCGGTGTGAATAATGGAACAGATAAAGGTTATGAGAATCCATCCGGATGGTACACAATACCTAATAATACTGCCACTTTCGAGATGTATACTGGTTGTAATTCTGGAGATAGCAAGGGTATTGCTGTGAGATATACGAGCGGAACAAATATTTGCTTCGTGGGTAACTCAATCATGGTCCCTGTTTACAACAAGTTTGTAAGTGATGGTGAACAGTACGATATGACTAATTTAGCCTTTTCAGGACATACAGCTACTCAACAGTTATCAGCCTGGAACGCATTGAGCCCTGTTACAAAGCAGAGTTTTGACTATGTATTAGTCGAAGTAGGTGTGAATGACGTGGCCATTGGTGAAAATTATTTATCAAACTATCAAGCCTTAATAACTCAGATAAATACAGACGTTAAAGCCAGTTGTAAGATTATAGCGGCTACTATGACTCCTTGTCGACAAACTGTAGATTATACCAGATGGCAGACTTTGAACGCTGCAATAAGAGGTGAAGGCGCCAACGCCATTACGGGTATCGATGTCGTAATGACTGATAATACAACCGATTTAGATCTGAATCATGACGGTTATCTGGATGCTTTTGTGAATAGTGGTGATGGCGTTCATCCAAGTCCAACAGGGACTGCTATTATAAAACGTAACTTTATTAACGTTCTGAAGTAA
- a CDS encoding chemotaxis protein CheB translates to MTNYKAVIIGGSAGSFQVITRILNSIPKDFPLPVLLCLHRLKHVRSGFVEALSLKSNIPVEEPYDKETMKPGKAYLAPANYHMYVELANRIALSTEETVNHSRPSIDLSFMTAANAYREKLIGIILSGANKDGAAGLKRVHDNGGVAIVQDPEECEVKTMTQSALQLTKVDFVYTTDQIISYLKKLR, encoded by the coding sequence ATGACAAACTACAAGGCAGTTATAATAGGCGGTTCAGCAGGCAGCTTCCAGGTGATAACCCGGATCCTGAATTCAATACCCAAGGATTTTCCATTGCCTGTACTGCTTTGCCTTCACCGGTTGAAACATGTACGTTCAGGTTTTGTTGAAGCCCTTTCTCTCAAATCGAATATTCCTGTTGAAGAACCTTACGACAAGGAAACCATGAAGCCGGGAAAAGCTTACCTGGCACCGGCCAACTATCATATGTATGTTGAACTCGCCAACCGGATTGCCCTGTCAACCGAAGAGACTGTGAATCACAGCCGCCCTTCAATCGACCTTTCGTTTATGACAGCAGCAAATGCCTATCGTGAAAAACTCATTGGCATCATTCTTTCAGGAGCCAATAAAGACGGTGCTGCCGGACTTAAAAGAGTTCATGATAACGGAGGCGTTGCCATTGTTCAGGATCCTGAGGAATGTGAAGTTAAAACAATGACACAATCAGCCCTGCAACTTACGAAAGTGGATTTCGTATATACCACAGATCAAATCATTAGTTATCTAAAAAAGCTAAGATAA
- a CDS encoding GAF domain-containing protein: MTNLSKYRSLSIATAVVLGVTWLLSMAALWNSLLTTEAKHEGWVVVFMIFVLFAGAFLFFMAFKSADAAAYENAVKQAHEQGRTEVLQEIERKRKEEDEKHVQETDLRLKVDAVLSGVNGTRNENSLCNKLLSSLSREMGFVQGVVYIRDKKEKVFKPAGNYALTERQPEPFAEGETLPGQAAQNKSITVLYDIPENYFTVASGLGNSQPGFLILAPIVNENESIGVLELAAFTKPDATTTTILENILTEVGPKLNKFITA, encoded by the coding sequence ATGACAAACCTTAGCAAATACAGGTCTCTGAGCATTGCAACAGCAGTTGTGCTGGGTGTAACGTGGCTGCTTTCAATGGCTGCCCTCTGGAATTCGCTCCTTACAACTGAAGCGAAGCATGAAGGTTGGGTTGTTGTGTTTATGATTTTCGTGCTTTTTGCAGGTGCCTTCCTTTTCTTCATGGCCTTTAAAAGTGCCGATGCGGCAGCCTATGAAAACGCCGTAAAACAGGCTCATGAACAGGGCCGGACTGAAGTGCTGCAGGAAATCGAACGAAAAAGGAAAGAAGAAGATGAAAAGCACGTGCAGGAAACGGATCTGAGACTTAAAGTAGATGCCGTACTGTCCGGTGTTAACGGAACGAGAAATGAAAACTCTCTTTGCAATAAATTACTCAGTTCGCTTTCAAGGGAAATGGGATTTGTGCAGGGTGTTGTGTATATCAGGGACAAAAAGGAAAAAGTATTCAAGCCGGCAGGAAACTACGCGCTTACCGAAAGACAACCCGAACCTTTCGCTGAAGGCGAGACCTTGCCCGGTCAGGCAGCACAGAATAAAAGCATAACGGTACTTTACGATATCCCGGAAAACTATTTTACTGTCGCTTCCGGACTGGGAAACTCACAACCGGGATTTCTTATCCTGGCGCCCATTGTAAATGAAAATGAAAGCATAGGCGTGCTTGAACTGGCGGCTTTCACCAAACCGGATGCTACTACCACAACCATTCTGGAAAATATTTTAACTGAAGTGGGCCCTAAACTGAACAAATTCATTACCGCCTGA
- a CDS encoding DUF6046 domain-containing protein, producing MTPALFKLENLFPASFGGVGVPFPGIPRKGSGSTQVEVNPLNKSSVSWPDSGELNIQGPAFGVKYYLPVGFRIEGKLLQLPLEPSMTLDFKNNIIKTSLAGNTKRGTVKELIGEDDIAITIQGLCLDPTRKGYPTKQVEILKTIWNYKGSIEIVSMLTAFYEIKNVVLETKSLPAITGRPYSQPYSFTLLSDEDFLLVY from the coding sequence ATGACGCCGGCATTATTCAAATTAGAGAACTTATTTCCGGCCAGTTTTGGTGGAGTTGGTGTACCATTCCCTGGGATCCCCCGGAAGGGATCCGGATCTACCCAGGTAGAAGTAAATCCCCTGAATAAATCATCAGTATCCTGGCCTGATAGTGGGGAATTAAATATACAGGGACCTGCTTTTGGTGTGAAATATTACCTGCCGGTTGGTTTCCGGATCGAAGGGAAACTCTTGCAGCTTCCACTTGAGCCGAGTATGACGCTGGATTTTAAAAACAATATCATTAAGACGTCCCTGGCCGGTAATACTAAACGGGGAACGGTAAAAGAGCTGATTGGTGAAGATGATATTGCTATAACCATACAAGGACTATGCCTGGATCCGACTCGGAAAGGTTACCCTACTAAACAGGTTGAGATTTTAAAAACCATCTGGAATTACAAAGGCAGTATTGAAATTGTATCGATGCTCACTGCATTTTATGAAATAAAGAATGTGGTATTGGAAACCAAGAGTTTGCCGGCCATTACCGGAAGACCCTATTCACAGCCCTATTCTTTCACATTATTAAGTGATGAAGACTTTTTGCTCGTGTATTAG
- a CDS encoding DUF4139 domain-containing protein, producing the protein MKSRFTLLIFFTLYMSSFAADPVDIKSILSGVTVYLNGARISRVADVTVPKGNTAFRFSDLPANLDDQSIQVKGEGNFVILSIVHETNYLSRQRKSSMHKMLEDSLKIYEDQLAWISSYKDILNSEENMLYANQVIGSKDKGLVLNDLKLAVDYYRTRLSEIKKEEIKLSRQAIETTEKKERIKNQLDVLNVKLSEPTSDVLVNVSADKPVTGNLQISYTVYEAGWVPAYDVRAKDIQNPVHLFYNAKVYQNTGEDWNKVLLKLSTADPRQSGVKPDLQPWFLDFMQPVIYSRQYNTVTLHTSMDAEVAAAPMEVKKSEATLAAGYVSVNENQTNLEFAIKIPYDVPSDNKQYTINIQDLTLPATYEYYCAPKLDRDAFLLARITGWEDYNLLSGEMNLFFEDTYVGKSQLDVRNTKDTLDLSLGRDKSIVVTRVKMKDFTSEKVIGSNKKETRAWEITIRNNKKQSVDLKIEDQLPVSMNKDIEISGLDYSGGALNKETGLITWRQKIEPSVEKKLRVSFEVKYPKDRVVYLE; encoded by the coding sequence ATGAAATCACGTTTCACCCTTCTCATTTTCTTCACCTTGTATATGAGCTCTTTTGCCGCAGATCCTGTTGATATCAAATCTATTCTCAGCGGAGTAACCGTATATCTTAACGGTGCCCGTATTTCACGGGTGGCTGATGTGACTGTACCGAAAGGAAACACCGCATTCCGGTTTTCAGATCTGCCTGCCAACCTCGATGATCAAAGCATCCAGGTAAAAGGCGAGGGAAATTTCGTAATTCTGTCTATTGTGCATGAAACCAATTACCTGAGCCGACAGCGAAAATCATCTATGCATAAAATGCTTGAAGATTCGCTTAAAATATATGAAGATCAGCTTGCCTGGATCAGCAGCTATAAGGACATCCTGAACAGCGAGGAAAACATGCTGTATGCCAACCAGGTGATCGGAAGCAAAGACAAAGGATTAGTGCTGAATGACCTGAAACTGGCAGTTGACTATTACCGTACGAGACTTTCCGAGATTAAAAAGGAAGAAATCAAACTATCACGCCAGGCTATAGAAACGACAGAAAAGAAAGAAAGAATTAAAAATCAGCTTGATGTTCTCAATGTTAAACTTTCTGAACCCACTTCAGATGTGCTTGTAAACGTTTCAGCCGATAAACCGGTAACCGGTAACCTTCAGATCAGTTACACTGTTTATGAGGCGGGATGGGTCCCTGCCTATGATGTAAGGGCAAAGGATATACAAAATCCGGTTCACCTTTTTTATAACGCCAAAGTATACCAGAATACCGGGGAAGACTGGAACAAGGTATTGCTCAAATTATCGACAGCCGACCCCAGGCAGAGCGGTGTAAAACCGGATCTGCAGCCGTGGTTTCTTGATTTTATGCAGCCTGTCATCTATTCTAGGCAATATAACACTGTTACCTTACATACCAGTATGGACGCAGAGGTAGCAGCAGCCCCTATGGAAGTAAAGAAAAGCGAAGCCACTTTGGCAGCCGGTTATGTTTCTGTAAATGAAAATCAAACCAATCTCGAATTTGCAATCAAAATCCCATACGATGTCCCGTCAGATAACAAGCAATACACCATCAACATCCAGGATCTGACGCTGCCTGCGACCTACGAATATTACTGTGCACCCAAACTCGACAGGGATGCATTCTTACTTGCACGAATTACCGGATGGGAGGATTACAACCTGCTGTCGGGTGAAATGAATCTTTTCTTCGAAGACACCTATGTGGGCAAATCACAGCTTGATGTACGGAACACGAAAGATACCCTTGACCTGTCGCTTGGCAGGGATAAAAGCATAGTGGTAACCCGTGTGAAGATGAAAGATTTTACTTCTGAAAAGGTCATAGGCAGCAATAAAAAAGAAACCCGTGCCTGGGAAATCACCATCAGGAATAATAAAAAGCAGTCAGTGGATTTGAAGATCGAAGATCAGTTGCCGGTTTCAATGAACAAGGATATTGAAATCAGCGGGCTTGATTATTCCGGTGGTGCCCTCAACAAAGAAACCGGCCTGATCACCTGGAGACAGAAGATCGAGCCTTCAGTTGAAAAGAAACTCCGTGTTTCATTTGAAGTAAAGTACCCGAAGGATAGGGTTGTGTATTTGGAATAA
- a CDS encoding GAF domain-containing protein — protein MSKKDSDSSLKNKVFLSFWFVLFAALILLVNWLFRMPVNKANDQINRLEEIDKQVTRLTALHARYILSTDREDNLFTIDESGTEKEVRQVINSINTNIRTLSHSKHIVRKASGQLNEFSSAVKTYEADLANMMLIVKERGNKGTGLVNKWLQLSSAFNTSADQKIQTKTERIKVLESDYLLDRNIKSLEDILLAAQEIKTTEGDKVQAISGDLDTYINYTGNLISIEKRMGHNAGTGIIPDLERSLNRLPSAFTGLQSVAATHVQKVRLIWTISRYVMTLLIVSLFIYLFLNVFSLVDPLKKIAFFTQKISAGEFPDQDFAVGNLADMLIIKEGLKKHVSHLADKFNFTRALNEDRLDEELKLAGENDLLGRELTGLQQKIAETKRKQEKNEQDNLVRRYMNEGLAKFADLLRSKNNDINSLGDAFIREIVKYLNALQGGFFIYDDSERGNPVLTMISAFAYNRKKYLQQTVKLGEGLIGTCAKEKQYMNFTEIPAGYITITSGLGDTPPNNLLLVPVLHENEILGVIEIASLNLFKQYEIDFAKEVALSLGSTLVNTRNNQRTSELLTRSQQQALEMAEQEEEMRQNMEELKATQEESARREEELRGIAEAIGNSLMVAEYGLDGKISSANQKLCLFLGKEPDQIIGRTHQDIFGGTVSTENGFWKELQKNGLYKITETIHIGKNSFGILEHFVPVTNRNNVTVKYINFISDDRIGNS, from the coding sequence ATGAGTAAAAAAGATTCGGATTCATCACTAAAAAACAAAGTTTTTCTGAGCTTTTGGTTTGTTTTGTTTGCAGCCCTTATATTGCTTGTGAACTGGTTGTTCCGTATGCCCGTAAATAAAGCAAATGATCAGATTAACCGGTTGGAGGAAATTGACAAACAGGTTACCCGCCTCACAGCCTTGCATGCCCGGTATATTTTAAGTACCGACCGTGAGGACAACCTCTTCACCATTGATGAAAGTGGAACGGAAAAAGAAGTCAGGCAGGTCATTAATTCAATAAATACAAATATCCGGACTTTAAGCCATAGCAAGCACATTGTAAGAAAAGCCTCAGGGCAGCTGAATGAATTTTCATCCGCGGTTAAAACCTATGAAGCCGACCTTGCCAATATGATGCTGATTGTAAAGGAACGGGGAAATAAAGGAACGGGGCTCGTTAATAAGTGGTTACAGTTGAGTTCGGCTTTCAATACTTCAGCCGATCAGAAAATTCAGACAAAAACCGAACGTATCAAAGTGCTTGAAAGCGATTACCTGCTCGACCGCAACATCAAATCCCTCGAAGATATTCTACTTGCTGCCCAGGAAATAAAAACAACAGAAGGAGACAAGGTTCAGGCCATTTCAGGCGATCTGGACACTTACATTAACTACACAGGCAACCTGATATCCATTGAAAAAAGAATGGGACATAATGCAGGAACAGGCATTATTCCTGATCTTGAAAGGTCACTCAACAGGCTCCCTTCTGCTTTCACCGGTTTGCAATCGGTTGCTGCAACTCACGTTCAAAAAGTCAGGCTGATCTGGACCATCTCAAGGTATGTGATGACCCTCCTGATTGTTTCGCTGTTCATCTACCTGTTCCTCAATGTATTTTCTCTTGTAGACCCGTTGAAAAAAATTGCGTTCTTTACTCAGAAAATATCTGCAGGAGAATTTCCCGACCAGGATTTTGCAGTGGGAAACCTTGCTGATATGCTGATTATAAAGGAAGGTCTTAAAAAGCATGTCAGCCACCTGGCGGATAAATTCAATTTCACCCGTGCGCTCAACGAAGACAGGCTAGATGAAGAACTTAAACTGGCAGGTGAAAATGACCTGCTGGGCCGCGAACTTACCGGTCTTCAGCAAAAGATAGCTGAAACAAAACGAAAACAGGAAAAGAATGAGCAGGATAACCTTGTCAGACGGTATATGAATGAAGGTCTGGCAAAGTTTGCCGATTTGCTGCGCTCTAAAAACAATGATATCAACTCACTTGGCGATGCGTTTATCCGTGAAATCGTAAAATACCTCAATGCCCTGCAGGGCGGATTTTTTATCTATGACGATTCGGAACGCGGAAACCCGGTGCTGACAATGATCTCAGCATTTGCCTATAACCGTAAGAAATACCTGCAGCAAACAGTAAAGCTCGGTGAAGGACTTATCGGCACCTGTGCGAAGGAAAAACAATACATGAACTTTACCGAGATCCCTGCAGGATATATTACAATTACTTCAGGACTGGGTGACACACCGCCGAATAATCTTCTGCTTGTACCGGTTTTGCATGAAAATGAAATCCTGGGAGTGATCGAAATTGCTTCATTGAACCTGTTCAAACAATATGAAATCGACTTTGCAAAAGAAGTCGCCCTTTCTCTTGGTTCTACGCTTGTAAATACGCGAAATAACCAGCGTACTTCGGAACTTCTGACCCGCTCTCAGCAACAGGCTCTTGAAATGGCAGAGCAGGAAGAAGAAATGCGTCAGAACATGGAAGAGCTTAAAGCCACCCAGGAAGAGTCGGCCCGGCGCGAGGAAGAATTAAGGGGCATTGCAGAAGCCATCGGCAATTCACTGATGGTGGCAGAATACGGGCTTGATGGTAAAATAAGCAGTGCAAACCAGAAGTTATGTCTTTTCCTTGGGAAAGAACCGGATCAGATCATCGGGCGCACTCACCAGGATATTTTCGGAGGAACTGTTTCAACTGAAAACGGTTTCTGGAAAGAATTGCAGAAAAACGGCCTGTACAAAATTACCGAAACCATCCATATTGGTAAAAATTCATTTGGTATCCTCGAGCATTTTGTGCCTGTAACGAATCGCAATAATGTAACTGTAAAATATATAAATTTCATTTCCGATGACCGAATTGGGAATAGTTGA
- a CDS encoding nitroreductase family protein — protein sequence MKISASMELKAAIEARTSIRIYKDEPVNMADVKEMVRLAGLAPSVNNFQPWRYIAITNRDLLNRMADVVAAKIEEVPMTKSLAAANVKKQVTWFSTFFKDAPVLLVLVTRPYETVLESAVEMSHDEINVIRNYPDIQSAGASIQNILLAAVDMGYGACWMSGSMFARTEIEEMLKIKAPEKALAFVALGKPKSEHKPKEKPNLAESMEINE from the coding sequence ATGAAAATATCAGCATCTATGGAGCTTAAGGCAGCAATTGAAGCACGCACCAGCATCAGAATTTACAAAGATGAACCGGTTAACATGGCCGATGTGAAAGAAATGGTCCGTTTAGCCGGGTTGGCGCCAAGTGTAAACAATTTTCAACCGTGGCGATACATCGCGATTACGAACCGTGATTTGCTGAACCGGATGGCCGATGTGGTTGCTGCTAAAATCGAAGAAGTGCCCATGACCAAGTCACTGGCAGCAGCCAATGTGAAGAAACAGGTCACCTGGTTTTCAACCTTTTTCAAGGATGCCCCGGTGCTGCTTGTCCTGGTTACAAGACCTTACGAGACCGTGCTTGAAAGTGCGGTTGAGATGTCACACGACGAAATTAACGTAATCCGGAATTATCCTGACATTCAGAGTGCCGGTGCAAGCATTCAGAATATCCTGCTGGCAGCAGTGGATATGGGATATGGCGCATGCTGGATGAGCGGTTCCATGTTTGCCCGCACCGAAATTGAAGAAATGCTTAAAATAAAGGCGCCTGAGAAAGCTTTGGCTTTTGTGGCACTTGGCAAACCCAAATCAGAACACAAGCCAAAGGAAAAACCCAATCTGGCGGAGTCAATGGAGATTAATGAATAG
- a CDS encoding CheR family methyltransferase, with protein sequence MMVSDQDYQLFLFALKTSSKYDFSQYSEKSLKRRILKVLTDHSMNITMLVSKIKSDPVFVEEVVKEVTVNTTELFRDPQVWQAIRFNILPRFKNNSVINIWHAGCSTGQEVYSMLILLNEMDMLDKARVYATDINTDVMDIARGGEYKYRFNLSYLDNFDKVIKENPYNYEEYNDVPYSKYLDLDKSNDTIRLLPFLREKPVFKKHDLVTENNTLYVKFDLILCRNVIIYFNYNLQCRVFDLFHQSLYDSGCLIMGMHETILGNPASKFQKKGHAYFKN encoded by the coding sequence ATGATGGTTTCGGATCAGGATTATCAGCTCTTTCTCTTTGCTTTAAAGACTTCTTCGAAGTATGACTTCAGTCAGTACTCCGAGAAATCACTTAAGAGGAGAATTCTGAAAGTACTTACCGACCATTCCATGAACATTACCATGCTGGTTTCAAAAATTAAATCGGATCCTGTCTTCGTTGAAGAGGTTGTTAAGGAAGTTACCGTTAACACAACCGAACTTTTCAGGGACCCACAGGTGTGGCAGGCTATCCGGTTCAATATACTTCCCCGGTTTAAAAACAATTCGGTCATCAATATCTGGCATGCAGGCTGCTCCACCGGACAGGAAGTATATTCCATGCTTATCCTTCTGAATGAAATGGATATGCTGGATAAAGCCAGGGTATATGCCACCGACATCAATACCGATGTTATGGACATAGCCAGGGGCGGCGAATACAAATACCGCTTCAACCTGTCGTACCTGGATAACTTTGACAAGGTGATCAAGGAAAACCCTTATAACTACGAAGAATATAACGATGTGCCCTATAGCAAGTACCTTGATCTTGACAAATCAAACGACACTATACGGCTTCTTCCTTTTTTAAGGGAAAAGCCTGTATTTAAAAAGCATGACCTTGTAACCGAAAATAACACGCTGTATGTGAAGTTTGATCTCATCCTTTGCCGGAATGTGATCATCTATTTCAACTATAACCTGCAATGCCGGGTTTTTGATCTTTTTCATCAAAGCCTTTATGATTCAGGATGCCTGATCATGGGAATGCATGAAACCATACTGGGTAACCCGGCATCGAAATTTCAGAAAAAAGGCCATGCGTATTTTAAAAATTGA
- a CDS encoding CheR family methyltransferase, with translation MTELGIVDIREINKVIKSLYDYDFSNHALTSYKQRLERIMKLFLIGSIEGFIRKIQDDKSFFDIFLHELSVPSTEIFRDPSLWRWLREDFFPNHIDKTPGKLKIWIPVCVSGAELFSLAVLLSESGYNDKVQIIATSFSEKSLSIIKDGHYDLKKVEVSQENYKRFNGSKDLSAYYRIERDYIIRNSALISNIEFRKVNLNFDNAPSNVKLVLFRNNLIYCNPNRQDFVLQVLYRAMSVSGHLVLGIREKITGMSATRDFEMVNESESVYRKKL, from the coding sequence ATGACCGAATTGGGAATAGTTGATATACGTGAAATCAATAAGGTCATAAAATCGTTGTACGATTATGATTTTTCGAACCATGCATTGACTTCTTACAAGCAGCGGCTGGAGAGGATAATGAAGCTATTCCTTATTGGTTCGATTGAAGGATTTATCAGGAAAATACAGGACGACAAGAGCTTTTTCGATATTTTTCTCCATGAATTGTCTGTCCCTTCCACTGAAATTTTCAGGGATCCGTCGTTGTGGAGATGGCTTAGGGAAGACTTTTTCCCCAATCATATTGATAAAACACCTGGTAAGCTTAAAATATGGATTCCCGTTTGCGTGTCAGGCGCCGAGCTGTTTTCATTGGCTGTATTGTTATCCGAATCGGGTTATAACGACAAGGTGCAGATCATTGCCACCTCATTCAGTGAAAAAAGCCTTTCCATTATTAAGGACGGTCATTATGATCTCAAAAAAGTGGAAGTATCACAGGAAAATTACAAACGCTTCAACGGATCAAAGGACCTGTCGGCCTATTACAGGATCGAGAGAGATTATATCATCAGGAATTCCGCACTCATTTCAAATATCGAATTCAGAAAAGTAAATCTGAATTTTGATAATGCCCCTTCGAATGTAAAGCTTGTGCTTTTCAGGAATAACCTGATATACTGCAACCCAAACCGGCAGGATTTCGTCCTCCAGGTTTTGTACAGGGCAATGTCTGTATCGGGCCACCTTGTGCTGGGCATAAGAGAAAAAATTACAGGAATGAGCGCCACAAGAGATTTTGAGATGGTGAATGAATCGGAAAGTGTGTACAGGAAAAAATTATGA